A genomic segment from Nicotiana tabacum cultivar K326 chromosome 7, ASM71507v2, whole genome shotgun sequence encodes:
- the LOC107778214 gene encoding uncharacterized protein LOC107778214 codes for MAIEGIGASSDTGVEDVTVDATPVANPSHVGEMIQKQFSDSSLRASFNTLGDPRYTKDKFPPVLHDLWEKCNVIVLSWIMNSVSNELLRGMVYATSAQKVWVDLRESFDKVNGSRILFLHRQIATLSQGISSMSVYFAKLKELWVEFYALMPCPGCGCEESKRYAEHFGNHSKEGIAMFSGKRNTQGFKQKRKAGPNNATQYIWPLTNSGPSSGSFEASANLAGLQQNNLDSTSQGGQGVIAGVPQFTVDQYNQILYLLGKSNITTSSQSDPQSSAMSAGMTPSFVATEAEVRWIVDTGASNHIVKRLKILEESRSTDETSIGKDLFNGRVRGIGKEDEGLYIYISGNKDQTNGGGNNNSDSGRSFVNTINDDSSSVSLWHMRLSHVLIDVLRKLKCFQYLKCNSETKQYTVCPIVKQTRLPFPLSTSVVTACFHLLHADVWGPYRVPTHDGKKYFLTLVDDHSKFTWVLLLPSKAEVIVAIKQFFTVIKNVYSCTVKFLRTDNGCEFFNSQMTELLQSLGIVHQSSCVYTPHLHHEQTTNTGYVTGVKRSDKFSPKASPAVFLEVMEVLFI; via the exons ATGGCGATCGAAGGTATTGGTGCTAGCTCAGACACTGGAGTTGAAGACGTTACTGTTGATGCAACTCCAGTAGCAAATCCAAGTCATGTGGGTGAAATG atccagaagCAGTTTTCGGACAGTAGTTTGAGGGCTTCCTTCAATacactcggagacccaag ATACACTAAGGACAAATTTCCTCCTGTTTTACATGATTTGTGGGAAAAATGTAATGTCATAGTTTTGTCATGGATCATGAACTCTGTTAGTAATGAACTGTTAAGAGGCATGGTGTATGCAACTAGTGCACAGAAAGTGTGGGTTGATCTTAGAGAGAGCTTTGACAAGGTTAATGGATCTAGAATTCTGTTTCTGCACAGACAAATTGCTACCTTGTCTCAAGGCATCTCCTCTATGTCAGTATACTTTGCTAAGCTAAAAGAACTTTGGGTAGAGTTTTATGCATTGATGCCTTGCCCTGGATGTGGTTGTGAGGAATCGAAGAGATATGCTGAACATTTTGGTAATCACAG CAAAGAAGGAATAGCTATGTTTAGTGGAAAAAGAAACACTCAAG GATTCAAGCAGAAAAGAAAGGCTGGACCTAATAATGCTACTCAATACATATGGCCTCTAACTAATAGTGGCCCCAGCAGTGGAAGCTTTGAGGCTTCAGCTAACCTTGCAGGACTCCAACAGAATAATCTTGATTCAACTAGTCAGGGTGGTCAAGGAGTGATTGCAGGAGTGCCTCAGTTCACAGTTGATCAGTACAATCAGATTTTGTATCTTTTGGGCAAATCCAATATCACAACTTCAAGTCAAAGTGATCCACAAAGTAGTGCTATGTCAGCAGGTATGACTCCATCTTTTGTAGCTACTGAGGCTGAGGTTAGGTGGATAGTTGATACAGGTGCCTCGAATCACATAGTAAAGCGTCTCAAAATCTTAGAGGAATCTAGAAGTACTGATGAAACTAGTATTGGAAAG GACCTCTTCAATGGGAGAGTGAGGGGGATTGGTAAAGAAGATGAAGGCCTTTACATTTACATCTCAGGTAACAAGGATCAAACAAATGGAGGAGGAAATAACAACTCAGATTCTGGAAGATCTTTTGTAAATACAATAAATGATGATAGTTCAAGTGTATCTCTGTGGCATATGAGATTAAGTCATGTGCTAATTGATGTTCTGAGGAAGTTAAAATGTTTTCAATATTTGAAGTGTAATAGTGAGACTAAGCAATATACTGTCTGTCCTATTGTTAAGCAAACAAGGCTCCCATTTCCTCTTAGCACCTCTGTGGTAACTGCATGTTTTCACTTACTTCATGCTGATGTTTGGGGACCCTATAGGGTACCTACTCATGATGGGAAGAAATATTTTCTCACACTAGTAGATGATCATTCCAAGTTTACTTGGGTTCTCTTGTTGCCTTCTAAAGCTGAAGTAATTGTTGCCATCAAACAGTTTTTCACTGTGATCAAGAATGTTTACTCATGTACTGTAAAATTCTTAAGAACAGATAATGGGTGTGAGTTCTTTAACTCTCAAATGACAGAATTGCTACAGTCTTTGGGGATTGTTCATCAGAGTTCCTGTGTCTATACTCCACA